A window of the Labeo rohita strain BAU-BD-2019 chromosome 1, IGBB_LRoh.1.0, whole genome shotgun sequence genome harbors these coding sequences:
- the cxxc4 gene encoding CXXC-type zinc finger protein 4 — MSNLNNALCIESGQSTDVSLLQKDNLQDGGLSQLLDYNAEMERYRSFANFYKTNGAFPQTAKIARITTPIFPSARIGVSPWNCDNGMLWGRKSAAINPNRTSMHRNDSQRPGKPGVPPETLQMANNNFLSSLSPEHCRPLAGECMNKLKCGAAEAEIMNLPERVGTFSAIPALGGISLPPGVIVMTALHSPAASAAVTDSAFQIANLADCPQNNSSASSGNPAKKKRKRCGVCAPCRRLINCGVCSSCRNRKTGHQICKFRKCEELKKKPGSSLERTPVNNGGSISMVLLGL; from the coding sequence ATGTCTAATCTTAACAATGCGCTTTGCATTGAAAGCGGCCAGAGCACCGACGTGTCACTCTTGCAAAAGGATAATCTTCAGGACGGTGGATTAAGCCAACTGTTGGATTACAATGCCGAAATGGAAAGGTACAGGTCGTTTGCAAACTTTTACAAAACCAATGGGGCATTTCCACAGACTGCTAAGATTGCCCGCATAACGACACCAATTTTTCCCAGCGCCAGAATCGGCGTGTCCCCTTGGAACTGTGATAACGGCATGCTCTGGGGAAGGAAATCAGCAGCAATAAACCCTAATAGGACCAGCATGCATAGAAACGACTCCCAAAGGCCGGGGAAACCTGGCGTGCCGCCAGAGACGCTGCAAATGGCAAATAATAATTTCCTCTCTAGCTTATCCCCTGAACACTGCAGACCTTTAGCAGGAGAATGCATGAACAAGCTGAAATGCGGTGCTGCTGAAGCAGAGATAATGAATCTCCCGGAACGTGTTGGAACTTTTTCCGCTATTCCGGCTTTAGGGGGCATCTCATTACCTCCCGGGGTCATCGTCATGACAGCCCTTCACTCCCCCGCAGCCTCAGCAGCCGTTACAGACAGTGCGTTTCAAATTGCCAATCTGGCAGACTGCCCACAGAATAATTCCTCCGCATCCAGCGGAAACCCGgcgaaaaagaaaaggaaaaggtGTGGGGTCTGCGCGCCCTGCAGGAGGCTAATCAACTGTGGAGTGTGCAGCAGTTGTCGGAACCGTAAGACGGGCCACCAGATCTGCAAGTTTCGGAAATGCGAAGAGCTAAAAAAGAAGCCTGGCTCATCACTAGAG